A genomic stretch from Amycolatopsis sp. 195334CR includes:
- a CDS encoding LysR family transcriptional regulator, with product MLDVLRLRVLRAVIATGSIRASATALGYTPSAVSQQLAALQRETGLRLFEKAGRGIEPTTAGRTLAAEAETLFEALSQVEQVVGDLRAGRVGSLSIGYFGSAGETWLAPVVATLRAEFPELRLDLRLTEFSGGDPDVDIFVEDSAVERAAHVEVHRLVDDPYLAVVRTDDPLAGAAEVPLADLAERSWVDNDLRQGACRQILVTACAQAGFAPRFTVETHDYRTAISFVVTGIGITVIPELGIRELPAGLTTVPVVAPRPVRHISVAVKKSAVAHPAAERTVALLKSLIDEG from the coding sequence ATGCTGGACGTCCTCCGGCTCCGCGTCCTGCGGGCCGTCATCGCCACCGGCTCGATCCGGGCGAGCGCCACCGCGCTCGGCTACACCCCGTCCGCGGTGAGCCAGCAACTCGCCGCGCTGCAACGGGAAACCGGCCTGCGACTGTTCGAAAAGGCCGGTCGCGGCATCGAGCCGACCACGGCGGGCCGCACGCTCGCCGCCGAGGCGGAGACGCTGTTCGAGGCGCTGAGCCAGGTCGAGCAGGTGGTCGGCGACCTGCGGGCCGGACGGGTGGGCAGCCTGTCCATCGGCTACTTCGGCTCGGCGGGCGAGACCTGGCTCGCGCCGGTGGTGGCCACGCTGCGCGCCGAGTTCCCCGAACTGCGGTTGGACCTGCGGCTGACCGAGTTCAGCGGCGGCGATCCCGACGTGGACATCTTCGTCGAGGACAGCGCCGTCGAGCGGGCCGCCCACGTCGAGGTGCACCGGCTGGTCGACGACCCGTACCTGGCCGTGGTCCGCACCGACGACCCGCTGGCCGGCGCGGCCGAGGTCCCGCTCGCCGACCTGGCCGAACGCTCCTGGGTGGACAACGACCTGCGGCAGGGCGCCTGCCGCCAGATCCTGGTCACCGCCTGCGCCCAGGCCGGGTTCGCCCCGCGGTTCACCGTGGAGACCCACGACTACCGGACCGCGATCTCGTTCGTGGTCACGGGAATCGGCATCACGGTGATCCCGGAGCTGGGCATCCGCGAGCTGCCCGCCGGGCTGACCACGGTCCCGGTGGTCGCACCACGGCCGGTGCGGCACATCAGCGTCGCGGTGAAGAAGTCGGCGGTGGCGCACCCGGCCGCCGAACGCACCGTCGCGCTGCTGAAGTCCCTGATCGACGAAGGCTGA
- a CDS encoding RidA family protein — protein MAVNLVNPAGLPKVDLYRQVSIASGSKLVFIAGQVARDADGGKVGEGDFAAQVEQCYLNLGTALAEAGATFDDVVKLTLYVVDWTPEKMPLFAEGLARASAKLGVTPSAPLTGIGVAALAEPDLMVEIEATAVVD, from the coding sequence ATGGCCGTCAACCTGGTCAACCCCGCCGGACTGCCGAAGGTCGACCTCTACCGGCAGGTGTCGATCGCGTCCGGGTCGAAGCTGGTCTTCATCGCCGGGCAGGTCGCCCGCGACGCCGACGGCGGCAAGGTCGGCGAAGGTGATTTCGCCGCCCAGGTCGAGCAGTGCTACCTCAACCTCGGCACCGCGCTGGCCGAGGCGGGCGCCACCTTCGACGATGTGGTGAAGCTGACCCTGTACGTGGTCGACTGGACCCCGGAGAAGATGCCGTTGTTCGCCGAAGGCCTGGCCAGGGCGTCGGCGAAGCTCGGTGTCACGCCGTCGGCGCCGCTGACCGGCATCGGTGTCGCCGCGCTGGCCGAGCCCGACCTCATGGTCGAGATCGAGGCCACCGCCGTCGTCGACTGA
- a CDS encoding BTAD domain-containing putative transcriptional regulator, whose protein sequence is MSVEFGLLGEVRAQAGGVAVDLGHARQRCVLAALLVEPNRPQALDVLIERVWGERPPRQARNTLYGYLYRLRQALGEVHAGIDRTAGGYLLPVDEDSVDLHRFRSLVRGAAALGDEEALAQVESALALWRGQALGGVDGEWVESVRRTLEQERWQAVLHRNDLALRLGGHDALVAELPALSAEHPLDERLAGQLMLALYRSGRQADALGRYQEIRHRLAEELGADPGPLLRKLHQQVLEGEQAVATRTPTPRQLPSVSRLFAGRADQLARMDKALAAGDAPALAVVGAAGVGKSTLVLHWAHRALDRFPDGQLHADLRGFDPAGPPVSPSAVLRRFLEALGVPAGSAPAEPDAQAALYRSLVAGKRMLVVLDNARDAEQVLPLLPGNGGCTVLITSRHRLTGLAAGHGFPLLDLEVLPDDDARELLARHLAEQRLREEPEAVEDLLRWCAGLPLALGLVAARATVHPGFPLDALVVELRAAEGWDAGEASTSLRAVFTTSYRVLPPEAARAFALLGVAPGPDIGLPAVAALLALPVPRVRELVRHLETVHLVRQHAPGRYRMHDLVRTYAAERAEAEYPDEVAPALGRVIDAYAKSGLAAENVLYPYETPAAVGPAEPDPAITDEATALSWLTTEYPSLLAAQDAAARLGLTPAVLRLAWALDTFQRRQGHFEDQLAVWRAALAAADEPGQRALAAWRLGAALARAGELAESERHLDDALTLSRESADVSAEANVHQALAWVRERHGDDATALHHGISALDILRELGVPMREAHALNQAGWYAAKVGDLTRAQRWCEDALEICRRHGDRDAEARTLDSLAYIAHLGGRYDDAIPYYEAALAGFEDAGAAYDYADTLERLADSLAAAGHAERARSSLGTALSMFRDQHRQSDVDRLEQRVS, encoded by the coding sequence GCTGGGTGAGGTCCGGGCTCAGGCGGGAGGTGTCGCGGTCGACCTCGGCCACGCGCGCCAGCGGTGCGTGCTGGCGGCGCTCCTGGTCGAGCCCAACCGGCCGCAGGCGCTGGACGTGCTGATCGAGCGCGTCTGGGGCGAGCGCCCGCCGCGCCAGGCCCGCAACACCCTCTACGGCTACCTCTACCGGTTGCGGCAGGCGCTGGGCGAGGTGCACGCGGGCATCGACCGCACGGCCGGGGGTTATCTGCTGCCCGTCGACGAGGACTCCGTCGACCTGCACCGGTTCCGGTCGCTGGTGCGCGGTGCGGCGGCACTGGGGGACGAGGAAGCGCTGGCACAGGTGGAATCCGCGCTCGCGCTGTGGCGCGGGCAGGCGCTCGGCGGGGTGGACGGCGAGTGGGTCGAATCCGTGCGCCGGACCCTGGAACAGGAGCGCTGGCAGGCGGTGCTGCACCGCAACGACCTCGCCCTGCGCCTGGGCGGGCACGACGCGCTGGTGGCCGAACTCCCGGCGCTGTCCGCCGAGCACCCGCTCGACGAACGCCTGGCCGGGCAGCTCATGCTCGCGCTCTACCGCTCCGGCAGGCAGGCCGACGCGCTCGGCCGCTACCAGGAGATCCGGCACCGGCTCGCCGAGGAACTGGGCGCCGATCCCGGTCCGCTGCTGCGGAAACTGCACCAGCAGGTGCTCGAAGGCGAGCAGGCGGTCGCCACGCGCACGCCCACCCCGCGTCAGCTGCCCTCGGTCTCGCGCCTGTTCGCCGGCCGGGCCGACCAGCTCGCCAGGATGGACAAGGCGCTGGCGGCGGGGGACGCGCCCGCGCTGGCGGTCGTCGGCGCGGCCGGGGTCGGGAAGAGCACGCTCGTTTTGCACTGGGCCCACCGCGCGCTCGACCGCTTCCCGGACGGGCAACTGCACGCCGACCTGCGCGGGTTCGATCCGGCCGGGCCGCCGGTGTCCCCGTCGGCGGTGCTGCGCCGGTTCCTCGAAGCGCTCGGGGTGCCCGCGGGTTCCGCGCCCGCCGAACCCGACGCGCAGGCCGCGCTCTACCGGAGCTTGGTGGCGGGCAAGCGGATGCTGGTGGTGCTGGACAACGCGCGTGACGCCGAGCAGGTGCTCCCGCTGCTGCCCGGCAACGGCGGTTGCACGGTGCTCATCACCAGCCGCCACCGGCTCACCGGCCTCGCCGCCGGTCACGGTTTTCCCTTGCTGGACCTGGAAGTGCTGCCTGACGACGACGCGCGGGAGCTGCTCGCGCGCCACCTGGCGGAGCAACGGCTGCGCGAGGAACCGGAGGCCGTCGAGGACCTGCTGCGGTGGTGTGCCGGACTGCCGCTGGCACTGGGCCTCGTCGCCGCCCGCGCCACCGTGCACCCCGGCTTCCCGCTCGACGCGCTGGTCGTGGAACTGCGGGCGGCGGAGGGCTGGGACGCGGGGGAGGCGAGCACGAGCCTGCGCGCGGTGTTCACCACCTCGTACCGGGTGCTACCGCCGGAAGCCGCCAGGGCGTTCGCGTTGCTGGGGGTCGCGCCGGGCCCGGACATCGGCCTGCCCGCGGTCGCCGCGTTGCTCGCCCTGCCCGTGCCGCGGGTGCGGGAACTGGTGCGGCACCTGGAAACCGTGCACCTGGTGCGCCAGCACGCGCCCGGCCGGTACCGGATGCACGACCTGGTCCGGACCTACGCCGCCGAGCGGGCCGAGGCCGAGTACCCGGACGAGGTGGCGCCGGCCCTGGGACGGGTGATCGACGCCTACGCGAAATCCGGGCTGGCGGCGGAAAACGTGCTGTACCCGTACGAAACCCCGGCCGCGGTCGGACCGGCCGAGCCGGACCCGGCCATCACGGACGAGGCGACGGCGTTGTCCTGGCTGACCACCGAGTACCCCAGCCTGCTGGCGGCGCAGGACGCGGCCGCGCGCCTGGGCCTCACCCCGGCGGTGCTGCGGCTGGCCTGGGCGCTGGACACGTTCCAGCGGCGGCAAGGGCACTTCGAAGACCAGCTCGCGGTGTGGCGGGCAGCGCTGGCCGCCGCCGACGAACCCGGTCAGCGCGCGCTGGCGGCGTGGCGGCTCGGTGCCGCGCTCGCTCGCGCCGGTGAACTCGCCGAATCGGAACGCCACCTCGACGACGCGTTGACCCTGAGCCGCGAGTCGGCCGACGTTTCCGCCGAAGCCAACGTGCACCAGGCCCTCGCCTGGGTCCGTGAACGGCACGGCGACGACGCCACCGCGTTGCACCACGGGATCAGCGCGCTGGACATCCTGCGGGAACTCGGCGTGCCGATGCGGGAAGCACACGCCCTCAACCAGGCGGGCTGGTACGCGGCGAAGGTCGGGGATCTCACGCGGGCGCAGCGGTGGTGCGAGGACGCGCTGGAGATCTGCCGCCGGCACGGGGACCGCGACGCCGAGGCGCGGACGCTGGACAGCCTCGCCTACATCGCCCACCTCGGCGGCCGGTACGACGACGCGATCCCGTACTACGAAGCGGCGCTCGCCGGGTTCGAGGACGCCGGGGCCGCCTACGACTACGCCGACACGCTGGAACGGCTGGCCGACAGCCTGGCCGCGGCCGGGCACGCGGAACGCGCGCGGTCCAGCCTGGGCACGGCGCTGTCGATGTTCCGCGACCAGCACCGGCAGTCCGATGTGGACCGTCTCGAGCAGCGGGTCAGCTGA
- a CDS encoding TetR/AcrR family transcriptional regulator, whose amino-acid sequence MARSKDPAVRTLLIERAAQMLRTREPITLRSLVAGTAVSTMAVYTHFGSMDGMWQALRQEGFTRLAARFAAVELSADPVRDLAALMAAYLRNALDHPDLYRVMFDANFELEDLGAADATLEYLVQAADRGRQAGRFDTGVVPLDLAIQTWSIGHGLVSLVAGGPLPRETLDHGAPMLAALYVSLGDDPAACRASIERGWALP is encoded by the coding sequence ATGGCCAGGTCGAAGGATCCAGCGGTGCGCACCCTGCTGATCGAACGGGCCGCGCAGATGCTCCGCACCCGCGAGCCGATCACGCTGCGCTCGCTGGTGGCGGGCACGGCCGTGTCGACGATGGCCGTGTACACCCATTTCGGCAGCATGGACGGCATGTGGCAGGCCCTGCGGCAGGAGGGCTTCACCCGGCTGGCGGCGAGGTTCGCCGCGGTGGAGCTGTCCGCCGACCCGGTCCGCGACCTGGCCGCGCTGATGGCCGCCTACCTCCGCAACGCGCTGGACCACCCCGACCTGTACCGGGTGATGTTCGACGCGAACTTCGAGCTGGAGGACCTCGGGGCGGCGGACGCCACGCTGGAGTACCTGGTCCAGGCCGCCGACCGCGGCCGTCAGGCGGGCCGTTTCGACACCGGGGTCGTACCGCTGGACCTGGCGATCCAGACCTGGTCCATCGGCCACGGCCTGGTCTCCCTGGTGGCGGGCGGCCCGCTGCCCCGCGAGACCCTCGACCACGGCGCGCCGATGCTGGCCGCGCTGTACGTCAGCCTGGGCGACGACCCCGCCGCCTGCCGCGCCTCGATCGAGCGCGGCTGGGCGTTGCCGTAG
- a CDS encoding YkvA family protein, with the protein MTDSFWWDLLLGVGAALLVTWLVLVAVLVVVRPRGGLLAEALRLLPDVLRLLRRLAADRDLPRGVRVRLLLLMAYLALPIDLVPDFIPVLGYADDAIIVTATLRGVVRRAGLDAVRRHWPGTDDGFTALSRLCGLS; encoded by the coding sequence GTGACCGACTCCTTCTGGTGGGACCTGCTGCTCGGTGTGGGCGCCGCGCTGCTGGTCACCTGGCTGGTGCTGGTCGCCGTGCTGGTGGTCGTCCGGCCACGCGGCGGCCTGCTCGCCGAGGCCCTGCGCCTGCTGCCCGACGTCCTGCGCCTGCTGCGCCGCCTCGCCGCCGACCGCGACCTCCCCCGCGGCGTCCGCGTCCGCCTGCTGCTCCTGATGGCCTACCTCGCGCTGCCGATCGACCTGGTGCCCGACTTCATCCCGGTACTCGGGTACGCCGACGACGCGATCATCGTCACCGCCACCCTGCGCGGGGTCGTGCGCCGCGCCGGGCTCGACGCGGTGCGGCGGCACTGGCCGGGCACCGACGACGGCTTCACCGCGTTGAGCCGCCTCTGCGGCCTCAGCTGA
- a CDS encoding FAD-dependent oxidoreductase has protein sequence MGEEPVVVVGAGPVGLAAAAELLERGLEPLVFERGEQAGAAVAQWHHVRLFSPWSELVAPAAERLLAPTGWSRPEGGVYPTGAQWAAEYLRPLAAALGERVHCGVEVVGAARRGRDRVVDAGRDSEPLTVHLREADGAERRVTARALIDASGTWTGPNPLGGDGLPALGERAAADRIAYRVPDLDDPEVRARYAGKHVAIAGSGHSALTALVALVQLEDTRISWILRRGEVGNVFGGGEADELPARGALGLRAKQAARDGRVRAITGFRVEAVEPGLTLVSGQGERVEGIDEVLALTGFRPDLSWLSELRLELDARLQAPVRLAPLIDPNVHSCGTVYPHGVKELAQPEPGVFLAGMKSYGRAPTFLAMTGYEQVRSIAAALAGDQDAAERVELVLPETGVCGGSGVFDAEPDGGGCCGAQPSSSSASNPRTLLSISSRMGRTSSTDRPAGSASSQSR, from the coding sequence ATGGGCGAAGAGCCGGTGGTGGTGGTCGGAGCGGGGCCGGTGGGCTTGGCGGCTGCGGCGGAACTGCTCGAACGCGGGCTCGAGCCGCTGGTGTTCGAGCGCGGGGAGCAGGCGGGCGCGGCGGTGGCGCAGTGGCACCACGTGCGGTTGTTCTCGCCGTGGTCCGAACTGGTGGCCCCGGCCGCCGAGCGGTTGCTGGCGCCGACCGGCTGGTCGCGCCCCGAGGGCGGGGTGTACCCGACCGGTGCCCAGTGGGCGGCGGAGTACCTGCGGCCACTGGCGGCGGCGCTGGGCGAACGAGTCCACTGTGGAGTCGAGGTGGTCGGCGCCGCCCGCCGCGGCCGGGATCGAGTCGTCGACGCCGGGCGCGACAGCGAGCCGCTGACCGTGCACCTCCGCGAGGCCGACGGCGCCGAGCGGCGGGTCACCGCCCGGGCGCTGATCGACGCGTCGGGCACGTGGACCGGCCCGAACCCGCTGGGTGGGGACGGCTTGCCCGCACTCGGTGAACGGGCCGCCGCCGACCGGATCGCTTACCGGGTCCCGGATCTGGACGACCCGGAGGTGCGTGCGCGGTACGCGGGCAAGCACGTGGCCATCGCCGGGAGCGGGCATTCGGCGTTGACCGCGCTGGTCGCGCTCGTGCAGCTGGAGGACACGAGGATCAGCTGGATCCTGCGCCGCGGCGAGGTCGGCAACGTCTTCGGCGGCGGTGAGGCGGACGAACTCCCGGCACGGGGAGCGCTCGGCCTGCGCGCGAAGCAGGCGGCCCGCGACGGCCGGGTGCGGGCGATCACCGGCTTCCGGGTCGAAGCCGTCGAACCCGGGCTCACTTTGGTTTCAGGTCAGGGGGAACGCGTCGAGGGGATCGACGAAGTGCTGGCGCTGACCGGGTTCCGGCCGGACCTGTCGTGGCTCTCCGAGCTGCGCCTCGAACTGGATGCCCGGTTGCAGGCGCCGGTGCGGCTCGCCCCGCTGATCGATCCGAACGTGCATTCGTGCGGCACGGTGTACCCGCACGGGGTCAAGGAGCTGGCGCAGCCGGAGCCGGGCGTGTTCCTGGCCGGGATGAAGAGCTACGGCCGGGCGCCGACGTTCCTGGCGATGACCGGGTACGAGCAGGTGCGCAGCATCGCCGCCGCGCTGGCCGGGGATCAGGACGCCGCCGAACGCGTCGAGCTGGTGCTGCCGGAAACCGGGGTGTGCGGCGGATCCGGGGTGTTCGACGCCGAACCCGACGGCGGTGGCTGTTGCGGGGCTCAGCCGTCGAGCAGTTCGGCCAGCAACCCGCGCACCCTCCTGTCGATCTCGTCGCGGATGGGGCGTACGTCCTCGACCGACCGGCCCGCCGGATCCGCCAGCTCCCAGTCCAGGTAG
- a CDS encoding metalloregulator ArsR/SmtB family transcription factor: MTLAPDLPVLPATEATTYAEWFSCLAEPTRVRLLHTVAAAPDGVTVGELTEALGISQSTCSHHVRKLADIGFVRLRRERTATVVTVNPACCTGFPQAADAVMGLLPPRPCCPSDLPADITVRAMTDDDWDAVRRIYGEGIETGIATFETTVPSRKSLDAHWLPNHRWVALLDSEVVGWTAAAPVSTRDCYTGVAETSVYVDARFRGRGVGKALLHKQVTAADRDGLWTLQTAVFTENRTSIGLHQSAGYRTVGVRERIAERDGVWHDTLLLERRNSR; the protein is encoded by the coding sequence ATGACGCTCGCCCCCGACCTGCCGGTGCTGCCGGCCACCGAAGCCACCACCTACGCGGAGTGGTTCTCCTGCCTGGCCGAGCCGACCCGCGTGCGCCTGCTGCACACGGTGGCCGCGGCACCGGACGGGGTCACCGTCGGCGAGCTGACCGAGGCGCTCGGCATCAGCCAGTCGACCTGCTCGCACCACGTCCGCAAGCTCGCCGATATCGGGTTCGTGCGGCTGCGCCGGGAGCGCACCGCCACCGTCGTCACGGTCAACCCCGCCTGCTGCACCGGCTTCCCCCAGGCCGCCGACGCGGTGATGGGCCTGCTCCCGCCGCGCCCGTGCTGCCCGAGCGACCTGCCCGCCGACATCACCGTGCGCGCCATGACCGACGACGACTGGGACGCCGTGCGGCGCATCTACGGTGAAGGCATCGAGACCGGCATCGCCACCTTCGAAACCACCGTGCCCAGCCGGAAATCGCTGGACGCGCACTGGCTGCCGAACCACCGCTGGGTCGCCCTGCTCGACAGCGAGGTGGTCGGCTGGACCGCCGCCGCGCCGGTGTCCACAAGGGACTGCTACACCGGCGTCGCCGAGACCTCAGTCTACGTCGACGCCCGGTTCCGCGGCCGCGGTGTCGGGAAAGCCTTGCTGCACAAGCAGGTCACCGCCGCCGACCGCGACGGCCTCTGGACCCTGCAAACCGCCGTCTTCACCGAGAACCGCACCAGCATCGGGCTGCACCAGTCCGCCGGGTACCGGACCGTCGGCGTCCGCGAACGCATCGCCGAACGCGACGGCGTCTGGCACGACACCCTGCTCCTCGAACGCCGGAACTCGCGGTAG
- a CDS encoding low molecular weight phosphatase family protein, whose protein sequence is MPEVLFVCVHNAGRSQMAAALLRHHALGRVAVRSAGSAPAASVNPAAAEALAEWGLDITDGVPMKLSTEDVEAADVVITMGCGDTCPVFPGKRYLDWELADPAGRSVEDVRPIRDEIDRRVRGLLAELLDG, encoded by the coding sequence ATGCCCGAAGTCCTTTTTGTCTGCGTGCACAACGCCGGACGGTCGCAGATGGCGGCCGCGCTCCTGCGGCACCACGCGCTCGGCCGGGTCGCCGTGCGTTCGGCGGGTTCCGCGCCCGCGGCTTCGGTCAATCCCGCCGCGGCCGAGGCGCTGGCCGAGTGGGGACTGGACATCACCGACGGGGTGCCGATGAAACTGTCCACAGAGGACGTCGAAGCCGCGGACGTGGTGATCACCATGGGCTGCGGCGACACCTGCCCGGTGTTCCCCGGCAAGCGCTACCTGGACTGGGAGCTGGCGGATCCGGCGGGCCGGTCGGTCGAGGACGTACGCCCCATCCGCGACGAGATCGACAGGAGGGTGCGCGGGTTGCTGGCCGAACTGCTCGACGGCTGA
- a CDS encoding DMT family transporter, protein MRTAAAVVLTVVLWASAFVAIRDVGHTLSPAPMALARLAVAAVALSVLVAFRHRRSRIVLPQRKSLLLISVYAVLWLAGYTVALNAAERHVDAGTAALLVNIAPLLVAVAAGKLLGEGYSRPLLIGSVVAMGGVAVIAAGADSQRDWLGVVLCVLAALLYAAGVLVQKLTLRSVDGLTAIWLGCVIATVSLLPWAPQLIGELRAAPAGAVLGVVYLGLFPTAIGFTAWAYALRRMDAGRLSATTYAVPAVSVLLSWVVLAEVPTIYGLLGGVICLAGVAISRRRTVSHSVR, encoded by the coding sequence CTGAGGACCGCCGCCGCGGTGGTGCTCACCGTGGTGCTGTGGGCCTCGGCGTTCGTGGCCATCCGTGACGTCGGGCACACGCTTTCGCCCGCGCCGATGGCGCTGGCCCGGCTCGCCGTCGCGGCCGTCGCGCTCTCGGTGCTGGTGGCCTTCCGGCACCGCCGCTCGCGCATCGTGCTGCCCCAGCGCAAATCGCTGCTGCTGATCTCCGTGTACGCGGTGCTGTGGCTGGCCGGGTACACCGTGGCGCTCAACGCCGCCGAGCGCCACGTCGACGCGGGCACCGCGGCGCTGCTGGTGAACATCGCGCCGCTGCTGGTCGCCGTGGCGGCCGGGAAGCTGCTCGGGGAGGGCTATTCGCGGCCGCTGCTCATCGGTTCGGTGGTGGCGATGGGCGGGGTCGCGGTGATCGCGGCGGGCGCGGACTCGCAGCGCGACTGGCTCGGCGTTGTCCTTTGTGTACTGGCGGCGCTGCTGTACGCCGCCGGGGTGCTGGTGCAGAAGCTGACCCTGCGCTCGGTGGACGGGCTGACCGCGATCTGGCTCGGCTGCGTGATCGCCACGGTTTCCCTGCTGCCGTGGGCACCGCAGTTGATCGGCGAACTGCGTGCCGCGCCCGCCGGTGCCGTGCTCGGAGTGGTGTACCTCGGCCTGTTCCCGACCGCGATCGGGTTCACCGCGTGGGCCTACGCGCTGCGCCGGATGGACGCCGGTCGCCTCAGCGCCACGACCTACGCGGTGCCCGCGGTGTCGGTGCTGCTGTCGTGGGTCGTGCTGGCCGAGGTGCCGACGATCTACGGCCTGCTCGGCGGGGTCATCTGCTTGGCAGGCGTGGCCATCTCACGCCGCCGCACGGTCAGCCACTCAGTGCGGTGA
- a CDS encoding helix-turn-helix transcriptional regulator, producing the protein MSRSGGRPLRELVAAAGGGATWVETGAALSQALAAAVPHDAMRLAGADPRPDLAICSFSFWHGYEADFSRALLRGCHTGNDPYQWADLASRQVPAAVVGLNPGRDRRHLAARQLFTGHGVGSELRLLLRDARGVWGTLGLLRAEGGRQFDADDITAAARLTPALVAFLREYVTAVPLCPASPSPSPGVLLVGPDHDVRAATANAVEWRACLADRQAAPAWTGKAFFGGLSAATRAGATPLVVGPPAFYGRWIACQAERLGEDVSVIIQAATAAQLLPVLCSWYGLTARERQVVEQLCDAAAPKQIARRLDLSVHTVNDHLRAVFRKTGVHGRDELITALSG; encoded by the coding sequence GTGAGCCGATCGGGGGGACGGCCGCTGCGGGAACTGGTCGCGGCAGCCGGGGGCGGGGCTACTTGGGTCGAGACGGGCGCGGCGCTTTCACAGGCACTCGCGGCCGCGGTGCCGCACGACGCCATGCGGCTGGCCGGCGCCGATCCGCGGCCCGACCTGGCCATCTGCTCGTTCTCCTTCTGGCACGGCTACGAAGCCGACTTCAGCCGGGCCCTGCTGCGCGGCTGCCACACCGGGAACGATCCGTACCAGTGGGCGGATCTCGCCTCTCGCCAGGTCCCCGCCGCCGTGGTCGGGCTGAACCCGGGGCGGGATCGGCGGCATCTGGCGGCGAGGCAGTTGTTCACCGGGCACGGCGTCGGCAGCGAGCTGCGCCTGCTGCTCCGGGACGCGCGTGGCGTGTGGGGCACGCTCGGCCTGCTTCGAGCCGAAGGCGGCAGGCAATTCGATGCGGACGACATCACCGCGGCGGCGCGGCTGACGCCGGCGCTGGTCGCGTTCCTGCGCGAGTACGTCACCGCCGTCCCGCTGTGCCCGGCCTCGCCGAGCCCGTCGCCGGGGGTGCTCCTCGTCGGGCCGGACCACGACGTCCGCGCGGCCACGGCGAACGCCGTCGAATGGCGGGCGTGCCTGGCCGACCGGCAGGCCGCACCGGCGTGGACCGGCAAGGCCTTCTTCGGCGGCCTGTCCGCCGCGACCCGCGCCGGGGCCACCCCGCTGGTGGTCGGCCCGCCTGCCTTCTACGGCCGGTGGATCGCCTGCCAGGCCGAACGCCTCGGCGAGGACGTGTCCGTGATCATCCAGGCGGCGACCGCCGCGCAGCTGCTGCCCGTGCTGTGCTCCTGGTACGGGCTCACCGCCCGCGAACGGCAGGTCGTCGAACAGCTCTGCGACGCGGCGGCCCCCAAGCAGATCGCCCGGCGGCTCGACCTGTCCGTGCACACCGTCAACGACCACCTCCGGGCCGTCTTCCGGAAAACCGGCGTGCACGGCCGGGACGAGCTGATCACCGCACTGAGTGGCTGA
- a CDS encoding RICIN domain-containing protein, which produces MRGFTAKRVGASLGALVLAGAGLGTASAAGQTEQAGVLLVSKMSNQCLEVRGGNLGDGGAVAMWSCTGNPNQRWSRSGLDYRNDNSGKCLDVNDGNGATGAGLNQWVCHGGSPQQWTFHGSELRNANNLCLTIPAGNRYNGAAVVMWECVGGADQQWQIG; this is translated from the coding sequence ATGCGTGGATTCACGGCGAAGCGCGTCGGTGCGAGCCTGGGTGCGCTGGTGCTGGCGGGGGCCGGCCTCGGCACGGCGTCGGCGGCCGGGCAGACCGAGCAGGCCGGGGTGCTGCTCGTGTCGAAGATGAGCAACCAGTGCCTCGAGGTCCGCGGCGGCAACCTGGGCGACGGTGGCGCGGTGGCGATGTGGTCGTGCACCGGCAATCCCAACCAGCGGTGGTCCAGATCCGGTTTGGACTACCGCAACGACAACAGCGGGAAGTGCCTCGACGTCAACGACGGGAACGGGGCCACCGGCGCCGGGCTCAACCAGTGGGTGTGCCACGGCGGCTCGCCGCAGCAGTGGACGTTCCACGGCAGCGAGCTGCGCAACGCCAACAACCTGTGCCTGACCATCCCGGCCGGGAACCGGTACAACGGGGCGGCGGTGGTGATGTGGGAGTGCGTCGGCGGCGCCGACCAGCAGTGGCAGATCGGGTGA